From Phenylobacterium immobile (ATCC 35973), a single genomic window includes:
- a CDS encoding YybH family protein — translation MQAAEQMIDRYVAAVLAKDVAGLAALYSPDVVVFDAWAAWRYDGLLAWRPALERWLGGLGDERVIVTFDGVQAHSVGEAVVVSAIVRYAGVSPTGAALRAIENRLTWLLIGDHAEWRIAHEHTSSPLHADTAAPMFERSTG, via the coding sequence ATGCAAGCCGCTGAACAGATGATCGACCGCTATGTCGCTGCGGTCCTCGCCAAGGACGTGGCGGGGCTGGCGGCGCTCTACAGCCCCGACGTCGTCGTCTTCGACGCCTGGGCCGCCTGGCGCTACGACGGCCTCCTCGCCTGGCGGCCGGCCTTGGAGCGATGGCTGGGCGGGCTCGGCGACGAACGTGTCATCGTCACCTTCGACGGCGTCCAGGCCCACAGCGTCGGAGAAGCTGTCGTCGTCTCGGCGATCGTCCGCTATGCGGGCGTCTCACCCACGGGCGCGGCGCTCAGAGCCATCGAGAACCGCCTCACCTGGCTTCTGATCGGGGACCACGCCGAGTGGCGGATCGCCCACGAGCACACCTCCAGCCCGCTGCACGCCGACACAGCCGCACCGATGTTCGAGCGATCCACCGGCTGA
- the modA gene encoding molybdate ABC transporter substrate-binding protein has translation MLLRRLTVGLCLLTLGFAGQAAADTISVAVAANFAEPAQQIAQAFKASTGHEARISPGASGQLLTQIAHGAPYAVFLSADAERPRRAETDGLGVAGTRFTYAVGRLALYSPRPGFASAGTLAEDRFGKLAIADPAVAPYGAAALETLAVMGLKDRLQGRVVLGSSIAQAHQFVASGAAGLGFVALSQVIGEPQTTYWIVPANRHKPIAQQAILLKAGADEPTARAFLTFLKGPQARAIIRRYGYAAPSR, from the coding sequence ATGCTGCTTCGTCGCCTGACGGTCGGACTGTGCCTCTTGACCCTCGGCTTCGCCGGGCAAGCCGCCGCCGACACCATCTCGGTGGCGGTCGCAGCCAACTTCGCCGAGCCGGCCCAGCAGATCGCCCAGGCCTTCAAGGCTTCGACAGGGCATGAGGCGAGGATCAGCCCCGGCGCGTCGGGCCAGCTCCTGACGCAGATCGCCCATGGAGCGCCCTATGCGGTGTTCCTGTCGGCCGACGCCGAGCGGCCGCGGAGGGCCGAGACCGACGGCTTGGGTGTGGCCGGCACGCGGTTCACCTATGCCGTGGGGCGACTTGCGCTCTATTCGCCGCGCCCGGGGTTCGCCAGCGCCGGGACGCTCGCGGAAGACCGCTTCGGCAAGCTCGCCATCGCCGATCCCGCCGTCGCGCCCTATGGCGCAGCCGCCCTGGAGACCCTGGCCGTCATGGGCCTTAAGGACCGCCTGCAAGGTCGCGTGGTGCTCGGGAGCTCCATCGCCCAGGCCCACCAGTTCGTCGCCTCCGGCGCGGCTGGCCTCGGGTTCGTCGCCCTGTCGCAGGTCATCGGCGAGCCACAGACGACCTACTGGATCGTGCCCGCCAATCGGCACAAGCCGATCGCCCAGCAAGCGATCCTGCTGAAAGCCGGCGCCGACGAGCCCACAGCGCGCGCCTTCCTGACCTTCCTCAAGGGGCCGCAGGCCCGCGCCATCATTCGCCGCTATGGCTATGCGGCGCCGTCCCGGTGA
- a CDS encoding TCR/Tet family MFS transporter: MSLAHGRAATAFILVTALLDILAMGLVIPVLPALIRAYSGTEAHAGVWNGVLIALWASMQFVASPIIGALSDRYGRRPVILVSVAGMTIDWVLMALAPDLWWLAAGRMIGGITSSSFTTVYAYVADVTAPEGRARAYGFIGAAFSAGFVAGPALGGFLGEISPRAPFWAAAAMSGIAFLYGAFVLPESLARENRTAFAWSRANPFGALKLLGSQPILTRLAGVNFLLYFAHHVFSIFVLYASARYGWSALQVGVLFAFVGLLDVGVQAGLVGPVVKRLGEKRTVVVGLAFGALGLASMGLAPNGLWFIAAMIPNSLWGVAMPPLQSLMTQQVSESEQGQLQGANNSVSAIAGVASPLVFGFVYAATAGPGASAPFIGASFVAAAVVLAAASGVAATAAAPRVSAPRAAPAD, translated from the coding sequence ATGTCCCTTGCCCACGGTCGCGCGGCCACCGCCTTCATCCTGGTCACCGCGTTGCTGGACATCCTGGCGATGGGCCTGGTGATCCCTGTCCTGCCCGCCCTGATACGCGCGTACTCGGGCACAGAGGCGCACGCCGGCGTCTGGAACGGGGTGCTGATCGCGCTTTGGGCCAGCATGCAGTTCGTCGCCTCGCCGATCATCGGCGCCCTGTCCGACCGCTACGGCCGCCGACCCGTGATTCTGGTCTCGGTGGCCGGGATGACCATCGACTGGGTCCTGATGGCGCTGGCGCCGGACCTCTGGTGGCTGGCGGCGGGCCGCATGATCGGCGGAATCACCTCGTCCAGCTTCACTACGGTCTACGCCTATGTGGCCGACGTGACCGCGCCGGAGGGCCGGGCCCGGGCCTATGGCTTCATCGGCGCCGCCTTCTCGGCGGGGTTCGTCGCCGGCCCGGCGCTGGGCGGCTTCCTGGGCGAGATTTCGCCGCGCGCGCCCTTTTGGGCGGCGGCGGCGATGAGCGGAATCGCCTTCCTCTACGGGGCGTTCGTTCTGCCGGAGTCCCTGGCGCGCGAGAACCGCACGGCGTTCGCGTGGTCGCGGGCCAACCCGTTCGGCGCGCTCAAGCTCCTCGGATCACAGCCGATCCTGACCCGGCTGGCCGGCGTCAATTTCCTGCTCTACTTCGCCCACCACGTCTTTTCGATCTTCGTGCTCTACGCTAGCGCCCGCTACGGTTGGAGCGCGCTGCAAGTTGGTGTGCTGTTCGCCTTCGTGGGCCTCCTGGACGTCGGCGTGCAGGCGGGTCTCGTGGGCCCCGTGGTCAAGCGGCTGGGCGAGAAGCGCACGGTTGTCGTGGGTCTCGCGTTCGGAGCCCTCGGCCTGGCGTCCATGGGGCTCGCGCCCAACGGCCTTTGGTTTATCGCCGCGATGATTCCCAACAGCCTGTGGGGCGTGGCCATGCCGCCTCTGCAGTCGCTGATGACCCAGCAGGTTTCCGAAAGCGAACAAGGTCAACTGCAGGGCGCCAACAACAGCGTCTCGGCGATCGCGGGCGTCGCCTCCCCCCTGGTCTTCGGATTCGTCTACGCCGCGACCGCCGGGCCCGGCGCATCGGCCCCCTTCATCGGCGCATCCTTCGTCGCCGCGGCCGTGGTGCTGGCGGCCGCGTCCGGGGTCGCCGCCACGGCGGCGGCGCCCAGGGTGTCGGCGCCCAGGGCCGCCCCCGCCGATTGA
- a CDS encoding glycine zipper 2TM domain-containing protein yields the protein MKKLLIAATLFGSALSVAAVPAIAEAQSRERVLVCKASKSRKTTGTVVGALGGGLLGNAVSNGGTGGTLLGAGAGALAGREIAKSGGKKRCHYEYRYR from the coding sequence ATGAAGAAGCTGCTTATCGCGGCCACCCTGTTCGGTTCGGCCCTGTCGGTCGCCGCCGTCCCCGCCATCGCTGAAGCTCAGTCGCGCGAACGCGTGCTGGTCTGCAAGGCGTCAAAGTCGCGCAAGACCACCGGTACGGTCGTCGGCGCCCTTGGCGGCGGCCTGCTCGGCAACGCCGTCAGCAATGGCGGCACGGGCGGCACCCTGCTCGGCGCCGGCGCGGGCGCCTTGGCCGGTCGCGAGATCGCCAAGAGCGGCGGCAAGAAGCGGTGCCACTACGAGTACCGCTACCGCTAA
- the modB gene encoding molybdate ABC transporter permease subunit, giving the protein MNPGGPFDLLIVALTTLRLAGLTTILLLLVATPLAWWLARSNAGWKEAVAAITALPLVLPPSVLGFYLLLALAPTSPLMALAAPFGVSGLAFTFPGLVVGSMVYSLPFAVQPIRNAFQALGDDPWDSAATLGAPPLAAFLRVIAPAARRGFLTAAVLVFAHTVGEFGVILMIGGAIPGETEVLSVRMYRLVESLRFGEAHLIAAAMVAFAFAVLTCVFLLDRRAARDRD; this is encoded by the coding sequence TTGAACCCCGGCGGCCCCTTCGACCTGCTGATCGTCGCGCTCACCACCCTGCGGCTGGCCGGCCTGACGACCATCCTCTTGCTCTTGGTCGCCACGCCGCTCGCGTGGTGGCTGGCCCGGTCCAACGCCGGGTGGAAGGAGGCGGTGGCGGCGATCACCGCATTGCCCTTGGTGCTGCCCCCTTCCGTGCTGGGGTTCTACCTGCTGTTGGCGCTCGCCCCCACCAGCCCGCTCATGGCGCTGGCAGCGCCGTTCGGTGTCTCAGGACTGGCCTTCACCTTCCCCGGCCTCGTGGTCGGCTCGATGGTCTATTCCCTGCCTTTCGCCGTGCAACCGATCAGAAACGCCTTCCAGGCCCTGGGAGACGACCCCTGGGATTCGGCCGCGACGCTTGGCGCGCCGCCGCTGGCGGCCTTCCTCCGGGTGATCGCGCCGGCCGCGCGCCGCGGCTTCCTGACGGCCGCAGTCCTGGTCTTCGCCCACACCGTCGGCGAGTTCGGCGTGATTCTGATGATCGGCGGCGCGATTCCGGGGGAGACCGAGGTGCTGTCGGTGCGGATGTACCGGCTGGTGGAGTCCTTACGGTTCGGCGAGGCCCACCTGATCGCCGCGGCCATGGTCGCCTTCGCCTTCGCCGTGCTCACCTGCGTCTTCCTGCTCGACCGACGCGCCGCCCGCGACCGGGACTAA
- the truA gene encoding tRNA pseudouridine(38-40) synthase TruA, which translates to MPRYRLTIEYDGSAYNGFQAQANQPSVQAAIEAAVLAFSSETRRIQAAGRTDSGVHATGQVVHVDLEREWPADVVRRALNAHLRAEQIVVLEAAAVSDDWSARFSATGRRYLYRILNRRDAPALERALVWHVAKPLDADAMHEAAQALTGTHDFTTFRDAACQAKSPVKSLDLATVSRSGDEVSLVFAARSFLHRQVRSMTGSLVEVGLGRWSVADVKAALDAADRRACGPVAPPHGLYLTGVTYPE; encoded by the coding sequence ATGCCGCGCTATCGCCTGACGATCGAGTATGACGGATCGGCCTACAACGGCTTCCAAGCCCAGGCGAACCAACCGTCTGTGCAAGCCGCGATCGAGGCCGCGGTCCTGGCCTTCAGCAGCGAGACGCGCCGCATCCAGGCGGCCGGCCGCACCGACAGCGGCGTGCACGCCACCGGTCAGGTCGTCCATGTGGATCTGGAGCGCGAGTGGCCGGCCGACGTGGTGCGCAGGGCGTTGAACGCCCACCTGCGCGCCGAGCAGATCGTGGTCCTTGAGGCGGCGGCGGTGTCGGACGACTGGAGCGCACGGTTCTCAGCCACGGGGCGACGCTACCTCTATCGGATCCTGAACCGTCGCGACGCGCCCGCGCTGGAACGCGCCCTGGTCTGGCACGTCGCCAAGCCGCTGGACGCCGACGCCATGCATGAGGCCGCTCAGGCTTTGACCGGGACACACGACTTCACCACATTCCGCGACGCCGCCTGCCAGGCGAAATCGCCCGTGAAGTCGCTGGATCTGGCGACGGTCAGCCGGTCGGGCGACGAGGTGTCCCTGGTCTTCGCCGCGCGCTCCTTCCTCCACCGCCAAGTGCGGTCGATGACCGGGTCACTGGTGGAGGTCGGGCTGGGCCGCTGGAGCGTCGCCGACGTCAAGGCGGCCCTCGATGCGGCTGACCGCCGGGCCTGCGGGCCTGTGGCCCCGCCGCACGGGCTCTACCTGACCGGCGTGACCTACCCGGAATAG
- a CDS encoding PadR family transcriptional regulator: MKPRRPDHDPDEPAFDGRHRRRQFDRDGVRLLLLRLIADEPRHGYDLIRAVETLSGGAYAPSPGVVYPILTLLADMGLVEEGVGPEQSQRRTFHATADGLRALETQAAETAIALERLQSLATREEHPVRAAFHRLREVARGRLHDDPDNTELAQCIIAILDETAERVAGLKSKET, translated from the coding sequence ATGAAGCCTCGCCGTCCTGACCATGACCCTGACGAACCCGCCTTCGACGGCCGTCACCGGCGGCGGCAGTTCGACCGCGATGGCGTGCGCCTTCTGCTGCTGCGGCTGATCGCCGACGAGCCGCGCCACGGCTACGACCTGATCCGCGCCGTCGAGACCCTGAGCGGCGGCGCCTATGCGCCCAGTCCTGGCGTCGTCTATCCGATCCTCACCCTGCTGGCCGACATGGGCCTGGTGGAAGAGGGCGTCGGCCCAGAGCAGAGCCAGCGCCGGACCTTCCACGCCACGGCCGATGGTCTGCGCGCCCTGGAAACCCAGGCGGCTGAAACAGCAATCGCGCTTGAGCGCCTGCAGTCGCTGGCGACACGCGAGGAGCACCCCGTCCGCGCGGCCTTCCATCGTCTGCGCGAGGTCGCCCGCGGCAGACTGCACGACGACCCGGACAACACCGAGCTGGCCCAATGCATCATCGCGATTCTCGACGAGACCGCCGAACGCGTCGCCGGCCTAAAATCCAAGGAGACCTGA
- the fmt gene encoding methionyl-tRNA formyltransferase, producing MRLAFLGTPDLAVATLAALVEAGHEIACVYSQPLAKRGRGQALKPSPVHAFAESHGLTVRTPESMRDPAVIADFVALELDAAVVVAFGQILPAAVLDAPRLGSFNLHGSLLPRWRGAAPIQRAIMAGDPETGVQVMRMTEGLDEGPVIATARLPIADDETAGSLHDRMAAAGAALMIAALADIDAGRAVETAQAEEGATYAKKLRPRETRIDWTKPAAEVDRKIRGLSPFPGAWFQLGEHRVKALLSTLAEGAGAPGEVLDEALAVACGEGAIRLLRVQREGKGAQQADVFLRGAPIATGTRLL from the coding sequence ATGCGCCTCGCCTTCCTGGGAACTCCCGATCTCGCCGTCGCAACCCTCGCCGCCCTCGTCGAGGCCGGTCACGAGATCGCCTGCGTCTATTCGCAGCCCCTGGCCAAACGTGGTCGTGGCCAGGCGCTGAAGCCTTCGCCGGTCCACGCCTTCGCCGAAAGCCACGGGCTGACAGTGCGCACGCCGGAGTCGATGCGCGACCCAGCGGTCATCGCCGATTTCGTGGCGCTGGAGCTTGACGCGGCCGTCGTCGTCGCCTTCGGCCAGATCCTGCCGGCCGCAGTGCTCGATGCGCCGCGTTTGGGATCGTTCAATCTGCACGGGTCGCTGCTGCCGCGTTGGCGCGGCGCTGCGCCCATCCAGCGGGCGATCATGGCGGGTGATCCAGAGACGGGCGTCCAGGTCATGCGCATGACGGAGGGCCTGGATGAAGGCCCGGTGATCGCCACCGCGCGCCTTCCAATCGCCGATGACGAGACCGCTGGCTCTCTGCACGACCGCATGGCCGCGGCCGGCGCAGCCCTGATGATCGCGGCCCTCGCGGACATCGACGCCGGGCGGGCGGTCGAGACCGCCCAGGCCGAGGAAGGCGCGACCTACGCCAAGAAGCTGCGACCCCGGGAGACCCGCATCGACTGGACGAAACCCGCCGCCGAAGTCGACCGCAAGATCCGCGGCCTGTCGCCCTTTCCCGGCGCCTGGTTCCAGTTGGGCGAGCATCGCGTGAAGGCGCTGCTGTCCACCCTGGCGGAGGGCGCAGGCGCGCCCGGCGAAGTGCTGGATGAGGCCTTGGCGGTGGCCTGCGGCGAAGGCGCGATCCGCCTTTTGCGCGTCCAGCGCGAAGGCAAGGGCGCGCAGCAGGCCGACGTCTTTCTGCGGGGCGCGCCGATCGCGACGGGAACACGGCTGCTCTGA
- a CDS encoding SDR family NAD(P)-dependent oxidoreductase: MDLELKGKRAIVTGGSRGIGKQIAAQLAAEGASVAIVARGAEALQATAAELSGRGGGEVIGLTVDVGDRTSVDAMVAQAVARLGGVEILVNCAASVGGGGGRNIADLREEAILADLNVKLMGYMRMARAVAPHMIAARWGRVINIGGHAMRVTGNYSAALRNAAITAWSSNLAGELGPQGISVNTVHPNFTFTERRSDNLGARAIEANNSGRVPEATDIAYVVAMLASPRGWVINGESIMASGGLQGLINY; the protein is encoded by the coding sequence ATGGATCTTGAGCTCAAGGGCAAGCGCGCGATCGTCACCGGCGGCAGCCGCGGGATCGGCAAGCAGATCGCCGCCCAGTTGGCCGCTGAAGGCGCGAGCGTGGCCATCGTCGCCCGCGGCGCCGAGGCCCTGCAAGCCACGGCGGCGGAGCTCAGCGGGCGCGGCGGCGGCGAGGTCATCGGCCTGACCGTAGACGTCGGCGACCGCACGTCCGTCGACGCCATGGTGGCGCAAGCCGTCGCCCGGCTGGGCGGCGTCGAAATCCTGGTCAACTGCGCCGCGTCTGTAGGCGGCGGCGGCGGTCGCAACATCGCCGACCTCCGGGAGGAGGCGATCCTCGCCGACCTCAACGTCAAGCTGATGGGCTACATGCGGATGGCGCGCGCGGTCGCTCCGCATATGATCGCCGCCCGCTGGGGCAGGGTGATCAACATCGGCGGCCACGCCATGCGGGTGACCGGCAATTACTCGGCCGCCCTGCGCAACGCCGCAATCACCGCCTGGAGCAGCAACCTAGCGGGCGAGCTGGGACCGCAGGGCATCAGCGTCAACACCGTCCACCCCAACTTCACCTTCACCGAACGGCGCAGCGATAATCTTGGCGCCCGCGCGATTGAAGCCAACAATTCCGGCCGTGTGCCTGAGGCGACCGACATCGCCTATGTCGTCGCCATGCTGGCCTCGCCGCGCGGCTGGGTGATCAACGGCGAGTCGATCATGGCCAGCGGCGGGTTGCAGGGTCTGATCAACTACTAG
- the def gene encoding peptide deformylase, with amino-acid sequence MALREILTVPHPVLKQVSTPVEGVDDDLRALMDDMLETMYAAPGIGLAAVQVGVPKRVIVMDLAREGEDPQPRHYVNPEILWRSEETAPYEEGCLSVPEIYDEVERPARVSLRYLNYQGELVEEEADGLFAVCIQHEMDHLEGVLFIDHLSRLKREQAIKKVRKRAA; translated from the coding sequence ATGGCGCTGCGCGAAATCCTCACCGTTCCCCATCCTGTGCTCAAACAGGTCTCCACCCCCGTCGAGGGCGTGGACGACGACCTGCGCGCGCTGATGGATGACATGCTTGAGACCATGTACGCCGCACCGGGCATCGGCCTGGCCGCCGTGCAGGTGGGCGTGCCCAAACGCGTCATCGTCATGGACCTGGCGCGGGAAGGCGAAGACCCTCAGCCGCGCCACTATGTGAACCCTGAGATCCTGTGGCGTTCGGAAGAGACAGCCCCTTACGAAGAGGGTTGCCTGTCAGTGCCTGAGATCTACGACGAGGTCGAACGCCCGGCGCGGGTGAGCCTGCGTTACCTGAATTACCAGGGCGAGCTGGTCGAGGAGGAGGCCGACGGCCTCTTTGCGGTCTGCATCCAGCACGAGATGGACCATCTGGAAGGCGTGCTCTTCATCGACCACCTATCTCGGCTAAAGCGCGAGCAGGCGATCAAGAAAGTCCGCAAGCGGGCGGCTTAG
- a CDS encoding gamma-glutamyltransferase family protein, with product MFVAARLKSASALAVAALLAACATMETPPSAPPAPVAEAALPAPHGMVAAANPLAAEAGLAVLKRGGSAVDAAIAIQAVLGLVEPQSSGLGGGAFMTFHDAKTGKTLAYDGRETAPAGASPAMFLGADGKPLDFGDAILSGRSTGAPGAIAMLKMAHEAHGKLDWSSLFADGERLADGGFSVSPRMAYMMRGSFPQNGAPDVKAYFTKANGKLYDAGDTLKNPAYAATLRKIAAEGPKAILEGPVAAAIVKRLHEGPNPGSMTLADLAGYRPKVSDAFCRPYRVYVVCTPPLPSGGPALQLGLGLLAHTDIDQHPNDVQGWYLFSQASRLMYADRDRYMGDPAFVDVPVEGLFDPSYLAARAALIGPMAGPAPKPGAPKGAGVRSPDRTLEPGGTSHIVIVDGDGNVLSMTTTVESIYGSGRMVGGFFLNNQLTDFSLSPTDPDGAPAANAVAPGKRPRSSMAPAIVFDGAGKFVVTVGSPGGSAILAYNLKTLVGVLDWRLSVDDALELPNLIARGGAYGAEVDKFTPTVAAGLAAKGVKLGSGGGAEGSGIQGIEMTPEGLRGGADSRREGVVLTF from the coding sequence ATGTTCGTCGCCGCGCGCCTGAAGTCCGCCTCCGCCCTCGCCGTCGCCGCGCTGCTGGCCGCCTGCGCTACGATGGAAACCCCGCCGTCCGCCCCGCCGGCGCCCGTCGCCGAAGCGGCTCTGCCCGCGCCGCATGGCATGGTGGCCGCGGCCAATCCGCTGGCGGCGGAGGCCGGGCTGGCGGTCTTGAAGCGCGGCGGGTCGGCGGTGGACGCCGCCATCGCGATCCAGGCGGTGCTGGGCCTGGTCGAGCCGCAGAGCTCCGGCCTGGGCGGCGGCGCATTCATGACCTTCCATGACGCCAAAACCGGCAAGACCCTGGCCTATGACGGCCGCGAGACCGCGCCCGCCGGCGCGTCGCCCGCCATGTTTCTCGGCGCCGACGGCAAGCCGCTGGATTTCGGGGACGCCATCCTCTCGGGTCGCTCCACCGGCGCGCCAGGCGCCATCGCCATGCTGAAGATGGCCCACGAGGCCCACGGCAAGCTAGACTGGTCATCGCTGTTCGCGGACGGCGAGCGCCTGGCCGACGGCGGCTTCAGCGTCAGCCCGCGCATGGCCTACATGATGCGCGGGTCGTTCCCACAGAACGGCGCGCCGGACGTAAAGGCCTATTTCACCAAGGCCAACGGCAAGCTCTACGACGCCGGCGACACGCTGAAGAACCCGGCCTACGCCGCCACCCTGCGCAAAATCGCCGCCGAGGGCCCCAAGGCGATCCTGGAGGGCCCGGTCGCCGCGGCCATCGTCAAGCGCCTGCACGAGGGCCCCAATCCGGGCTCGATGACGCTGGCCGACCTTGCTGGCTACCGGCCAAAGGTCTCCGACGCCTTCTGCCGGCCCTATCGGGTGTATGTGGTGTGCACGCCGCCCCTGCCCTCGGGTGGGCCGGCCCTGCAGCTGGGGCTGGGCCTGCTGGCGCACACCGACATCGACCAGCACCCAAACGACGTCCAGGGGTGGTACCTGTTTTCGCAGGCCAGCCGCCTGATGTACGCCGACCGCGACCGCTACATGGGCGACCCGGCCTTCGTCGATGTGCCGGTCGAGGGCCTGTTCGACCCGAGCTACCTCGCCGCCCGCGCCGCCCTGATCGGTCCCATGGCCGGCCCCGCGCCCAAGCCCGGCGCGCCCAAGGGCGCTGGTGTCCGCAGCCCAGACCGTACGCTGGAGCCCGGCGGCACCAGCCACATCGTCATCGTCGACGGCGACGGGAACGTCCTCTCCATGACCACGACCGTGGAGAGCATCTATGGGTCGGGCCGCATGGTCGGGGGTTTCTTCCTGAATAACCAGCTCACCGACTTCTCGCTGTCGCCTACCGATCCCGACGGCGCGCCCGCGGCCAACGCCGTGGCGCCTGGCAAGCGCCCACGCTCCTCCATGGCGCCGGCGATCGTCTTCGACGGGGCCGGCAAGTTCGTGGTCACCGTCGGCTCGCCCGGCGGCTCGGCGATCCTGGCCTATAACCTGAAGACGCTGGTGGGGGTGCTGGACTGGAGACTCTCAGTCGATGACGCCCTCGAGCTGCCCAATCTGATCGCTCGCGGCGGCGCTTACGGCGCGGAAGTCGACAAGTTCACGCCCACCGTCGCGGCGGGGCTGGCCGCCAAGGGGGTCAAGCTGGGCTCAGGCGGCGGGGCCGAAGGCTCCGGCATCCAGGGCATTGAGATGACGCCGGAGGGCCTGCGCGGCGGCGCGGATTCCCGGCGCGAAGGCGTGGTTCTTACGTTCTAG
- a CDS encoding alpha/beta fold hydrolase: protein MAEHLKLKNPVNERPRSAWGSIATELFGCEIRMIQGERWKHRVIEMGDKEAPPLFLYHGVGGYGEPYARVLPAFARDFRVFAVDALYHGMSSKEPFDNENRTKMQAAAYVDLLHALGYEKAIYEGESMGAGIGFEIGMSYPETVTKLVLNGFGAVDTKRKDFKEQPWKGDLWELSQAAVLDPSYENVQKRLWWLVHDNDSMDDEMVRLRMKVWSEPEINKSLRNVFSIDVPRPTPKLYSEEEVKAKWTVKDTLVVYGTYNPQRGPDYGEYCADLIGAKFYEFKDVGHWPMWECPDEYIEALRSYLL, encoded by the coding sequence ATGGCCGAACATCTCAAGCTGAAGAATCCCGTCAACGAACGTCCGCGCTCGGCGTGGGGTTCGATCGCCACCGAACTGTTCGGTTGCGAAATTCGCATGATCCAGGGCGAGCGCTGGAAGCATCGCGTCATCGAAATGGGCGACAAGGAAGCCCCGCCGCTGTTCCTCTACCATGGGGTCGGCGGCTACGGCGAACCCTACGCCCGCGTCCTGCCGGCGTTCGCTCGCGACTTCCGCGTGTTCGCAGTCGATGCGCTCTACCACGGCATGTCGTCGAAGGAGCCCTTCGACAACGAGAACCGCACCAAGATGCAGGCCGCGGCCTATGTCGATCTGCTTCATGCCCTCGGGTACGAGAAGGCGATCTATGAAGGGGAGTCGATGGGTGCCGGGATCGGCTTCGAGATCGGCATGAGCTATCCTGAGACCGTCACCAAACTGGTGCTCAACGGCTTCGGCGCGGTCGACACCAAGCGCAAGGACTTCAAGGAGCAGCCCTGGAAGGGCGACCTCTGGGAGCTCAGCCAGGCCGCTGTCCTAGATCCGTCCTACGAAAACGTTCAGAAGCGCCTGTGGTGGCTGGTCCATGACAACGATTCCATGGACGACGAAATGGTTCGGCTGCGGATGAAAGTCTGGTCGGAGCCGGAGATCAACAAGTCGCTCCGCAACGTGTTCTCGATCGACGTCCCCCGTCCGACCCCGAAGCTCTACAGCGAGGAAGAGGTCAAGGCGAAGTGGACCGTAAAGGACACGCTCGTGGTGTACGGCACCTACAACCCGCAGCGTGGCCCGGACTACGGCGAATATTGCGCCGATCTGATCGGTGCGAAGTTCTACGAGTTCAAGGACGTCGGCCACTGGCCGATGTGGGAATGCCCTGACGAATACATCGAGGCGCTCCGCAGCTACCTGCTCTAG
- a CDS encoding siderophore-interacting protein, producing the protein MSETLLKRPSPEMVDAMRRRGMAERVLTVQSSTRVTPNMQRVVVTQEGEGAFDLKPGQDLVLMLPDQEGGLGRRHYTVRRYDAATGCIDLDVVLHGDDNPGPRWALNARAGDQVVCFGPRGHIHLRSGAEWRVFFGDETCLPAILAMIEALPEGAPATAYIEIEAEADAQAVETQGDVRVEWLVRAGPAQPMSRLLNAEVAAFQPPAGQGHIYLIGETSSVRWQRQSLIARGVPADQIIAEGFWRPGRLGGHDHVRD; encoded by the coding sequence ATGAGCGAAACCCTCCTCAAGCGCCCCAGCCCCGAGATGGTCGACGCCATGCGCCGCCGCGGCATGGCCGAGCGCGTCCTGACCGTGCAAAGTTCGACCCGCGTGACGCCGAACATGCAGCGTGTGGTCGTGACCCAGGAAGGCGAAGGCGCCTTCGACCTCAAGCCTGGCCAGGACCTCGTGCTGATGCTGCCCGACCAGGAGGGCGGCCTGGGCCGCCGGCACTACACCGTGCGCCGTTATGACGCCGCGACCGGCTGCATCGACCTCGACGTCGTCCTGCACGGCGATGACAACCCAGGCCCGCGCTGGGCTCTGAACGCCAGGGCCGGCGATCAGGTGGTGTGCTTCGGCCCGCGCGGCCATATCCATCTGCGCTCCGGCGCCGAGTGGCGCGTGTTCTTCGGCGACGAGACCTGCCTGCCTGCGATCCTGGCGATGATCGAGGCCCTGCCGGAAGGCGCGCCTGCGACCGCTTACATCGAGATCGAGGCAGAGGCCGACGCCCAGGCCGTCGAGACTCAGGGTGACGTCCGGGTCGAGTGGCTGGTCCGGGCTGGTCCGGCGCAGCCGATGAGCCGGCTGCTTAACGCCGAGGTCGCGGCATTCCAGCCCCCTGCCGGCCAAGGCCACATCTACCTCATCGGCGAGACCAGCAGCGTACGCTGGCAGCGCCAGAGCCTGATCGCCCGCGGCGTTCCCGCCGACCAGATCATCGCTGAGGGCTTCTGGCGTCCCGGCCGCCTGGGCGGCCATGATCACGTGCGGGACTAG